A genomic segment from Candidatus Aegiribacteria sp. encodes:
- a CDS encoding metallophosphoesterase, giving the protein MNRRTFLKTAAAVTAGGATGGLWSAFIEPHWLETTYTQVPMVNLPMKFRGFRIALLTDIHLGPFVTESWVQNSVAVINSMKIDLVVLGGDFVMHSASYIEPCMRILADLTPPSVAVLGNHDHWEDAELTETLLHDLAGSEVLRNRGTWITREDASIRIWGVGDLWEDEQLLDGCRPDRYNGPVILITHNPDFAEEIPEGTADLVLAGHTHGGQVVLPIIGAPILPSYYGQKYRSGTVWNGKTMVYVSRGIGVGSPPVRLNCRPELAVLELCSAN; this is encoded by the coding sequence ATGAACAGAAGAACTTTCCTGAAAACCGCGGCTGCCGTTACCGCCGGGGGAGCAACAGGAGGCTTATGGTCCGCATTCATTGAACCTCACTGGCTTGAAACCACATACACGCAGGTACCCATGGTTAATCTGCCGATGAAATTCAGGGGCTTCCGAATCGCGCTGCTTACCGATATTCATCTTGGACCGTTTGTCACCGAATCGTGGGTGCAGAACTCTGTTGCTGTAATTAACTCAATGAAGATCGATCTGGTTGTACTTGGTGGTGACTTCGTGATGCACAGTGCAAGTTACATTGAACCGTGCATGAGGATTCTTGCCGATCTTACTCCTCCGTCGGTCGCAGTTCTTGGTAATCATGATCACTGGGAAGACGCAGAACTCACCGAGACACTTCTTCATGATCTGGCGGGTTCAGAAGTACTCAGAAACAGGGGAACATGGATCACTAGAGAAGATGCTTCAATCCGAATATGGGGAGTTGGGGATCTATGGGAAGACGAACAGCTGCTGGACGGCTGCCGACCCGACCGATACAACGGACCTGTAATCCTGATAACACACAATCCTGATTTCGCTGAGGAGATACCGGAGGGTACGGCTGATCTTGTTCTCGCGGGGCATACACATGGCGGGCAGGTTGTACTACCCATCATTGGCGCTCCGATTCTACCCTCATATTACGGGCAGAAATACCGCTCCGGTACTGTCTGGAATGGAAAAACAATGGTTTACGTATCAAGGGGCATAGGTGTAGGAAGCCCTCCCGTAAGGCTGAATTGCAGACCGGAGCTTGCTGTACTGGAATTATGTTCCGCAAACTGA